In Sebaldella termitidis ATCC 33386, one DNA window encodes the following:
- the ligA gene encoding NAD-dependent DNA ligase LigA produces the protein MEQTGIKKRYEELKDLIRKYNEHYYEKNESLVTDYEYDMLLKEMESIEKEYPELKDTVSVTEKVGGRASGKFSKVVHKVPMLSLSNTYNIGEIEDFDKRIKKVIGEDQKIEYVLELKLDGLSISIQYENGRLVRGITRGDGEIGEDVTENIMQIDSIPQILKEPVTLEVRGEIVLPISNFNKVNKMREEAGEDVFANPRNAASGTIRQLESSIVKDRGLDCYLYFLVNAQNYNLQKHSDSIKYLEKLGFKTTKVFEIYKDFSLLEKAIEKWHVERERLDFETDGLVIKLDEFAYYSALGSTTKSPRWAIAYKFPAEKAKTKLLDITFQVGRTGVITPVAELEPVELSGSVVRRASLHNFDEIKRKDIKIGDFVYIEKAAEIIPQVIEPVISERTGSEKEIEMPESCPSCGHKLIKIEDQVAIKCINPACPEIIKRKIEYFVSRDAMNITGLGEKIIEKFIELGKIKDIVDIYSLHEYREELEKLEKMGKKSVDNLLNSIEESKKREYSKVLYSLGIPFVGKFTANLLAKEFLNIDNLKSKETEDLLEVKGIGDKVAKSVNMFLNDENNWNLISKLKETGLQFEEEEVFIEDNPIKGKTFLATGKLEKYTRDEIKDIIEAKGGKYLSGVSKNLNYLIAGEKAGSKLKKANDLGVIVLNEEQFEKEFLEEE, from the coding sequence ATGGAACAAACAGGCATAAAAAAGCGCTATGAGGAATTAAAGGATCTCATTAGAAAATATAATGAACATTATTATGAAAAAAATGAATCGCTTGTTACAGATTATGAATATGACATGCTTTTAAAAGAGATGGAATCCATCGAAAAAGAGTATCCCGAATTAAAGGATACCGTTTCCGTAACTGAAAAAGTAGGCGGAAGAGCAAGCGGAAAGTTTTCCAAAGTAGTGCACAAGGTGCCTATGCTCAGCTTGTCTAATACATATAATATCGGCGAAATAGAAGATTTTGACAAGAGAATAAAAAAAGTCATCGGTGAAGACCAAAAAATAGAATATGTTCTTGAGCTGAAGCTTGACGGACTCAGTATAAGCATTCAGTATGAAAACGGCCGGCTGGTAAGAGGAATTACAAGAGGTGACGGCGAAATAGGCGAGGATGTTACAGAAAATATCATGCAGATTGACTCTATCCCGCAAATCCTGAAAGAACCGGTTACTCTTGAAGTAAGAGGAGAAATTGTTCTTCCTATTTCTAATTTTAATAAAGTAAATAAAATGCGTGAGGAAGCAGGCGAGGATGTTTTTGCCAATCCGCGTAATGCCGCTTCGGGGACTATAAGACAGCTGGAAAGCAGTATCGTAAAAGACAGAGGGCTGGACTGTTATCTGTATTTTCTGGTAAATGCCCAGAATTATAATCTCCAGAAGCATTCTGACAGTATAAAGTATCTTGAAAAACTCGGCTTCAAAACTACAAAGGTTTTTGAAATATATAAAGACTTCTCACTCCTTGAAAAAGCAATCGAAAAATGGCATGTTGAAAGAGAAAGACTTGATTTTGAAACAGACGGTCTTGTTATTAAACTTGATGAATTCGCTTATTACAGTGCTCTCGGCTCTACTACAAAAAGTCCGAGATGGGCCATTGCATATAAGTTTCCTGCTGAAAAGGCCAAGACGAAGCTGCTTGATATTACTTTTCAGGTGGGAAGAACAGGAGTAATTACCCCGGTTGCCGAACTGGAGCCTGTTGAATTATCCGGTTCTGTGGTAAGAAGAGCAAGCCTGCATAATTTTGACGAAATAAAAAGAAAAGATATAAAAATCGGTGATTTTGTATACATAGAGAAAGCAGCCGAGATCATACCGCAGGTTATAGAGCCTGTTATCAGCGAGAGAACCGGCAGCGAAAAAGAAATAGAAATGCCTGAAAGCTGTCCCAGCTGCGGGCATAAGCTCATAAAAATAGAAGATCAGGTAGCCATTAAATGTATCAATCCGGCATGTCCTGAAATTATTAAAAGAAAAATAGAATATTTTGTATCAAGAGATGCCATGAATATCACCGGACTCGGGGAAAAAATAATAGAAAAATTTATCGAGCTCGGTAAAATAAAAGATATCGTAGATATCTACAGCCTTCATGAATATCGTGAGGAACTGGAAAAGCTTGAAAAAATGGGCAAAAAAAGTGTGGATAATCTTCTGAACAGTATTGAAGAAAGTAAAAAAAGAGAGTACAGTAAAGTGTTATATTCTCTCGGCATACCATTTGTGGGAAAATTTACAGCCAATCTTCTTGCTAAGGAATTCTTAAATATTGATAATTTAAAATCCAAAGAAACGGAAGATCTTCTGGAGGTCAAAGGCATAGGAGATAAAGTGGCAAAATCCGTAAATATGTTTTTAAATGATGAAAATAACTGGAATCTTATTAGTAAACTGAAAGAAACAGGTCTGCAGTTTGAGGAAGAAGAGGTATTTATCGAAGATAACCCTATAAAAGGAAAAACTTTCCTTGCCACTGGAAAGCTTGAAAAATATACACGTGACGAAATCAAAGATATCATTGAGGCAAAGGGAGGCAAGTATCTTTCAGGTGTATCAAAAAATCTGAATTACCTCATTGCCGGCGAGAAGGCAGGCAGCAAGCTGAAAAAAGCAAATGATCTTGGTGTTATTGTTTTAAATGAAGAGCAGTTTGAAAAAGAATTTTTGGAAGAAGAGTAA
- a CDS encoding GyrI-like domain-containing protein: MKYEWKKQEKEIYLPKGKPEQIFIKKFRYLTLEGSGNPNESLFSELTGALFSLSYTLKMLPKKGITPDGYFDYAVYPLEGIWDLDIDSDFDETKLDKNKLVYKIMIRQPDFINKEIIETAAEILKKKKTVMYIDKIKFEEIEDGLAVQMMHTGSYDSETESFEKMKNFCLENKLNIRSKAHKEIYISNPERTAPEKLKTVLRYFVKK; this comes from the coding sequence GTGAAATATGAATGGAAAAAGCAGGAAAAGGAAATCTACCTGCCGAAAGGAAAGCCGGAACAGATATTTATAAAAAAATTTCGTTATCTGACTCTTGAAGGAAGCGGAAATCCTAATGAAAGCCTTTTTTCTGAACTGACAGGAGCTCTTTTTTCACTGTCTTACACATTGAAAATGCTGCCCAAAAAAGGAATAACACCGGATGGCTATTTTGATTATGCGGTATATCCTCTTGAGGGAATATGGGATTTAGATATAGACAGTGACTTTGACGAAACAAAACTTGATAAGAATAAACTGGTCTATAAAATAATGATAAGACAGCCGGATTTTATAAATAAAGAAATTATAGAAACAGCGGCAGAAATTTTGAAAAAGAAAAAAACAGTCATGTATATTGATAAAATAAAATTTGAAGAGATAGAGGACGGTCTTGCTGTACAGATGATGCATACAGGTTCTTATGACAGTGAAACCGAGAGTTTTGAAAAAATGAAGAATTTTTGTCTGGAAAATAAATTAAATATACGAAGCAAGGCGCATAAAGAAATATACATATCAAATCCAGAAAGAACGGCACCGGAAAAGCTAAAAACCGTACTCAGATATTTTGTGAAAAAATAA
- a CDS encoding C40 family peptidase, with amino-acid sequence MRKFFIFSATLFIFCFFIGTSAKTTSSSTKKSTAAGDPGVYDSEYVHDEKVITKKVTQLKDDQQVILMSGTFDQLNDIIVENELLKSFENWRGTRYSWGGDSKSGIDCSALTRRVYREVFEFELPRVSVDQAQRGVHISKSELRPGDILFFRPENRVNHTAVYVGNSLFINASSSQGVVLSSLENKYWGKYFKYGVRIAEK; translated from the coding sequence ATGAGAAAGTTTTTTATTTTTTCAGCAACTTTATTTATTTTTTGTTTTTTTATAGGCACTTCAGCAAAGACAACCTCTTCCAGCACAAAGAAAAGTACTGCGGCCGGAGATCCCGGTGTATATGATTCAGAATATGTACATGATGAAAAGGTAATTACAAAAAAGGTTACACAGCTTAAAGATGACCAGCAGGTAATACTAATGTCAGGAACATTTGATCAGCTTAATGATATCATTGTGGAAAATGAGCTGTTAAAATCATTTGAGAATTGGAGAGGAACCAGATATTCATGGGGCGGAGATTCTAAAAGCGGGATAGACTGTTCAGCTTTGACAAGAAGGGTTTACAGAGAAGTATTTGAATTTGAGCTGCCGAGAGTATCGGTAGATCAGGCACAAAGAGGAGTTCACATCTCAAAGTCGGAATTAAGACCCGGAGATATTTTATTTTTCAGACCGGAAAACAGGGTTAACCATACTGCAGTTTATGTAGGGAATTCTCTGTTTATAAACGCTTCATCATCACAGGGAGTGGTATTGTCGAGTTTGGAGAATAAATACTGGGGGAAATATTTTAAGTATGGTGTGAGAATTGCCGAAAAATAA
- a CDS encoding NUDIX hydrolase encodes MENDTALDCCFIRDKNWFRYRAAAIIIENNCILLAGNEKSDYYYSVGGGVHLGETAEEAVIREVYEETGIKYEVDRLVFIHENFFTGNGIFEGLRCHETAFYFLMKPMGTQKLNSNSCCLEGREFMYWIPIDGLEKLKVFPVFFKEKLTKIPDRIEHIITKEK; translated from the coding sequence ATGGAAAATGACACAGCTCTCGACTGCTGCTTTATAAGAGATAAAAACTGGTTTCGTTACCGGGCAGCAGCTATTATAATTGAAAATAACTGTATTCTGCTGGCAGGCAATGAAAAATCCGATTATTATTATTCGGTAGGCGGTGGGGTTCATTTAGGCGAAACAGCTGAGGAAGCTGTTATAAGAGAGGTTTATGAAGAAACAGGCATAAAATATGAAGTAGACAGACTGGTATTCATTCATGAAAACTTTTTTACAGGCAATGGTATATTTGAAGGGCTGCGATGTCATGAGACAGCCTTTTACTTTTTGATGAAGCCTATGGGAACCCAAAAGCTCAACAGTAACAGCTGCTGCCTTGAAGGCAGGGAATTTATGTACTGGATACCCATTGACGGTTTAGAAAAATTAAAAGTATTTCCTGTTTTTTTCAAAGAAAAGCTTACAAAAATTCCTGATAGAATTGAACACATTATTACAAAAGAAAAATAA
- the dtd gene encoding D-aminoacyl-tRNA deacylase has product MRIVVQKVKKAEVVIDEKTYSSIGHGIAAFVGISRTDTITDIKYSLEKLINLRIFEDMEGKLNLSLLDVKGELLVVSNFTVYGDTKKGRRPSYIESASPEDAEKLYDLFLEELSKYSIPYETGKFREHMNVILENDGPVTLIINSKD; this is encoded by the coding sequence TTGAGAATAGTAGTACAGAAAGTAAAGAAAGCAGAAGTTGTAATAGATGAAAAAACTTACAGCAGTATCGGACACGGCATTGCAGCATTTGTCGGAATAAGCAGAACAGATACAATAACAGATATAAAGTATAGTCTGGAAAAATTAATTAATTTAAGAATTTTTGAAGATATGGAAGGTAAGTTGAATTTATCTCTTCTTGATGTAAAGGGCGAACTTTTAGTAGTAAGTAATTTTACTGTTTATGGTGATACGAAAAAAGGGAGAAGACCGAGTTATATAGAATCGGCATCTCCGGAAGATGCTGAAAAGCTGTATGATTTATTTTTGGAAGAATTATCAAAATATAGTATACCGTATGAAACCGGGAAATTCAGGGAGCATATGAATGTTATCCTTGAAAATGACGGACCGGTAACATTGATAATAAATAGTAAGGATTAG
- a CDS encoding YaaA family protein codes for MKIILSPSKTQKIKKINGFDLKDIMYGEHTAGLVNILKGLSGKKLKRIMKTSDKLTEEILDTYCNFYENERGHAAASYTGVAFRALDTENLSDKDIEYLEKSVVILSALYGVLTPLTGIQPYRLDMTMSVLDKKSLYEYWKECIDKYFEKEDLIINLASKEFSKMIKKPLTDIEFYEMKNGSPVQVSTNSKKARGEMARHIITQKISSKEKIKEISFGGYKFDKNASGENKLVFIKS; via the coding sequence ATGAAGATAATACTATCTCCGAGTAAAACACAGAAAATCAAAAAAATAAATGGCTTTGATCTAAAAGATATAATGTATGGAGAGCATACAGCCGGACTTGTAAATATTCTAAAGGGTCTTTCAGGCAAGAAACTGAAAAGAATAATGAAGACGAGTGATAAATTAACAGAAGAGATACTGGACACTTATTGTAATTTTTATGAAAATGAACGCGGACATGCAGCAGCGAGCTATACAGGTGTTGCATTCAGGGCACTGGACACGGAAAACCTTTCGGATAAGGATATTGAGTATTTGGAAAAGTCTGTGGTAATCCTGTCAGCCTTATACGGAGTACTGACACCTCTGACTGGAATACAGCCTTACAGACTGGACATGACCATGTCTGTGCTGGACAAAAAGTCACTATATGAATACTGGAAGGAATGTATTGATAAATATTTTGAAAAAGAAGACTTGATAATAAATCTTGCTTCAAAGGAGTTTTCAAAAATGATAAAAAAACCTCTGACAGATATAGAATTCTACGAAATGAAAAACGGAAGTCCTGTTCAGGTAAGTACGAATTCCAAAAAAGCAAGAGGTGAGATGGCGAGGCATATAATTACACAAAAGATATCATCAAAAGAAAAAATAAAAGAGATTAGTTTTGGCGGTTATAAATTTGATAAAAATGCTTCCGGGGAAAACAAGCTTGTTTTTATAAAGAGTTAA
- the gpmA gene encoding 2,3-diphosphoglycerate-dependent phosphoglycerate mutase, translating into MYLVFIRHGQSEWNKKNLFTGWTDVDLSDEGINEAIKAGQLLKKHNFTFDVAYTSVLKRAIRTLYFVLNETDQLWIPVYKSWRLNERHYGALQGLNKAQTAEKYGDEQVHIWRRSYDVLPPLLDENDERQSKFDRRYEGLDSRILPSGENLKVTLERVMPYWEDEIAPALKSGKKVVIAAHGNSLRALAKYLENISDDEIMDLEIPTGVPLIYELDDNFKVLKKYYLED; encoded by the coding sequence ATGTATTTAGTTTTTATTCGTCATGGTCAAAGTGAGTGGAATAAAAAGAATCTTTTCACAGGCTGGACTGACGTTGATTTATCCGATGAAGGTATAAATGAAGCTATTAAAGCCGGACAGCTGCTAAAAAAACACAATTTTACTTTTGACGTGGCTTACACTTCTGTTTTAAAAAGAGCAATTCGAACACTTTACTTTGTTTTAAATGAAACTGACCAGCTGTGGATACCGGTTTATAAATCATGGCGTCTGAATGAAAGACACTACGGAGCTCTTCAGGGGCTTAATAAGGCTCAGACAGCGGAAAAATACGGTGACGAGCAGGTTCATATATGGCGTCGAAGTTATGATGTACTCCCTCCGCTTTTAGACGAAAATGATGAAAGACAGTCAAAATTTGACAGGAGATATGAAGGATTGGATTCCCGTATTTTACCTTCAGGAGAAAATCTGAAAGTAACCCTTGAAAGAGTGATGCCTTACTGGGAAGACGAAATTGCCCCTGCACTGAAATCAGGAAAAAAAGTAGTTATTGCAGCGCATGGAAACAGTCTTCGTGCCTTGGCAAAGTATCTCGAGAATATAAGCGATGACGAGATCATGGATTTGGAAATACCTACAGGTGTTCCTCTTATTTATGAACTTGATGATAATTTTAAAGTTTTGAAAAAATATTACCTTGAAGATTAA
- a CDS encoding nitroreductase family protein, producing the protein MNSIFVRRSIREFLDKPVENEKIEQILRAGMQAPSARNQQAWEFIVVTSQEDKEKVSQMSPFSKLAAKAAVLIVLLGNKDKMTVPDKWQQDMGACTQNMLLQIVKEGLGGVWLGVHPTQERIDSLKDIFGLPDNIMPFAVVCFGYSNKKNTFTDRYKEAAVHWDKY; encoded by the coding sequence ATGAACAGTATTTTTGTAAGAAGAAGCATAAGAGAGTTTCTGGATAAGCCTGTCGAAAATGAAAAAATAGAACAGATTCTGAGAGCAGGCATGCAGGCTCCAAGTGCCAGAAATCAGCAGGCATGGGAATTCATAGTTGTCACATCACAGGAGGATAAAGAAAAAGTTTCCCAAATGAGTCCTTTTTCAAAGCTGGCTGCCAAAGCTGCCGTTTTAATTGTATTGCTTGGAAACAAGGACAAAATGACTGTTCCTGATAAATGGCAGCAGGATATGGGTGCATGTACGCAGAATATGCTGCTGCAAATTGTAAAGGAAGGTCTTGGCGGAGTATGGCTTGGTGTTCATCCTACACAGGAACGCATTGACTCTTTGAAAGATATTTTTGGTCTTCCTGATAATATAATGCCTTTTGCTGTGGTATGTTTTGGTTATTCCAATAAAAAAAATACTTTTACCGACCGTTATAAGGAGGCAGCTGTTCACTGGGACAAATACTAG
- a CDS encoding aldo/keto reductase, with the protein MISLKMANGVEIPQIGFGTFKIPDDIAAQSVKYALAAGYRHIDTAAVYRNEDGVGLGIKESGIPRNEIFLTSKLWNDDQGYDSTLKAFDVSLKKLGTDYLDLYLIHWPKNKNKESWKAMEKLYKDGRVKAIGVSNFKEHHLDDLLTDAEITPMINQVELHPQFPQEALRNYCTKKGILTEAWGSLMQGQIFDKELIKEIAQKHNKTVSQIGIRWAVQNGVVTIPKSTHEQRIKDNLNVFDFELDNEDMKKIAELNTGIRIGRDPDNI; encoded by the coding sequence ATGATCAGTTTAAAAATGGCAAATGGTGTCGAAATACCCCAGATAGGTTTTGGTACATTCAAAATACCGGATGACATAGCTGCCCAAAGTGTGAAATATGCACTGGCTGCTGGCTACAGACATATCGATACTGCTGCTGTATACAGAAATGAAGACGGAGTAGGACTCGGAATTAAAGAATCCGGCATCCCGAGAAATGAAATATTTCTTACAAGCAAACTCTGGAATGATGATCAGGGCTATGACAGCACATTGAAAGCCTTCGATGTATCCCTGAAAAAACTTGGCACGGATTACCTTGATCTGTATCTTATCCACTGGCCTAAGAATAAAAACAAAGAATCATGGAAAGCTATGGAAAAACTCTATAAAGACGGAAGAGTGAAGGCAATAGGCGTAAGTAATTTTAAAGAACACCATTTGGATGATCTGCTTACAGATGCTGAGATAACTCCTATGATAAATCAGGTAGAGCTTCATCCTCAGTTCCCGCAGGAAGCACTTCGAAATTATTGTACAAAAAAAGGAATTTTAACAGAAGCCTGGGGTTCTCTTATGCAGGGGCAGATTTTTGACAAAGAGCTTATAAAAGAAATTGCTCAAAAACATAACAAAACTGTTTCACAAATCGGTATAAGATGGGCAGTACAGAACGGAGTAGTCACTATCCCTAAGTCTACCCATGAGCAAAGAATAAAAGATAACTTAAATGTATTTGACTTTGAGCTTGATAATGAGGACATGAAAAAAATAGCTGAGTTAAATACCGGTATAAGAATAGGACGTGATCCGGATAATATTTAG
- a CDS encoding uracil-xanthine permease family protein, with the protein MNAKKLILGIQHVLAMFGATVLVPFLTGLNPSLALLAAGLGTLIFHLVSKRIVPVFLGSSFAFIGALTLVLKQDGIGAVKGGVICAGFVYVFMSIIIKVFGVEKVKSFFPPIITGPIIMVIGLRMSPVALSMSGYSDGKFEVKSLIIALSVLVTMIVVSILGKSFFKLVPILISVIVGYLVSMCFGIIDFTPIHAANWIGFSKEALSDLTAVPVFRLSSVIAIAPIAFVVFIEHIGDITTNGAVVGKDFFKNPGIHRTMLGDGLATIAAGLIGGPANTTYGENTGVLAVTKVYDPSILRIAACYSIFLSIMGKFGAVLQTVPQPVMGGVSIILFGMIASIGVRTLIDANLDFSHSRNLILSSLILVLGISIDNIVIWNTVSVSGLAVSALFGVILNKLLPSDI; encoded by the coding sequence ATGAATGCAAAAAAACTTATTCTTGGTATACAGCATGTGTTGGCCATGTTTGGCGCAACAGTACTAGTTCCTTTTCTTACAGGTCTCAATCCTTCTCTTGCTCTGCTGGCAGCCGGTTTGGGAACTCTGATTTTCCATCTTGTCAGCAAACGGATCGTACCAGTATTTTTAGGTTCCAGCTTCGCTTTTATCGGTGCTCTTACTCTTGTACTTAAGCAGGATGGTATTGGTGCGGTAAAAGGCGGCGTTATATGTGCAGGCTTTGTATATGTCTTTATGAGTATCATTATCAAGGTATTCGGCGTAGAGAAAGTAAAATCATTTTTCCCGCCTATAATAACAGGCCCTATCATCATGGTCATAGGTCTTAGAATGAGCCCTGTGGCACTCTCCATGTCCGGATATTCCGACGGAAAATTCGAGGTAAAAAGTCTTATTATAGCCCTGTCAGTACTCGTTACAATGATAGTAGTCTCAATACTCGGGAAATCATTTTTCAAACTGGTTCCCATTCTTATCTCGGTAATTGTAGGATATCTGGTTTCCATGTGCTTCGGGATAATAGACTTTACTCCCATTCATGCTGCAAACTGGATCGGTTTTTCCAAAGAGGCTCTGAGCGACCTTACTGCTGTACCTGTATTCAGGCTCAGCTCGGTAATAGCTATAGCTCCTATTGCCTTTGTAGTATTTATAGAGCATATCGGAGATATTACCACAAACGGGGCAGTAGTAGGAAAAGATTTTTTCAAAAATCCCGGAATCCACAGAACTATGCTTGGTGACGGACTGGCAACAATTGCTGCCGGTCTTATAGGCGGACCTGCTAATACTACATACGGGGAAAATACAGGAGTTCTTGCAGTAACAAAGGTTTATGATCCTTCAATACTCAGAATTGCTGCATGTTATTCCATATTCCTCAGTATAATGGGAAAATTCGGCGCAGTACTTCAGACCGTGCCGCAGCCTGTTATGGGCGGTGTTTCTATCATTCTGTTTGGTATGATAGCTTCTATAGGTGTCCGTACGCTTATTGACGCCAATCTTGATTTCAGCCATTCAAGAAACCTGATTTTATCATCCCTTATTCTGGTTTTGGGAATTTCCATTGACAACATTGTTATCTGGAATACGGTTTCTGTATCTGGACTGGCTGTTTCAGCATTATTCGGAGTAATTTTGAATAAACTTCTTCCGTCAGATATCTAA